A portion of the Zootoca vivipara chromosome 6, rZooViv1.1, whole genome shotgun sequence genome contains these proteins:
- the MISP gene encoding mitotic interactor and substrate of PLK1, with protein sequence MYIRRLVFSSSPSPDPEDEEPRSPQSGSRGELKFEEATGDEYFDLGHHREERAGDGWGMAEPPGNGSRSIHGRKDLWTAPPGRESKLEVVQSGSLYDIRAYKGEMKPSRLYGEDEEELRYRIRPEEASPEKAEELEEERREIIRSQVVRKSTTMAEKWSSVEELEAISAASAGREAAPATRSYSTGFAVCFDSPSTRWESTPVDPQNIDTEKINFAMARQQFLELEKANPKLFLGPRKPVPSSRTTQNVQGVEGEQSPDVYGQRRVVWSSESHVPQRTKPRSPKQAPICQNSAGDGWNYGQAEMSQNSSVVAPDGRRVYIREEAGEPLDWEAGGQGLAGEDPGSSDETPIEREIRLSMEREEAHRKERGMRRVNSRDELVEIQTKPLLLSADTPPASSRKGKDKHNVSFFVQREIEQESRREEDLQKGGRLSGTYSGGVCLELSERRKVFERDGEAPMMARMVGGQEEAQKGNPGKRTAGQDVEWSSGACQPSLASRRKQEGDLPPSDRNDTVSGQRVDSSGSWVPEDSGEEPAILREGHFAIPVRKLKFSSPGDREPASSRRQEGRPEWVAPREELYTVKTRRPRMSALIDQEIRDALQREVELQEQRRKVGAAAAGSKAPSRTSSQSSATSGIADSYRVSAAAAPDSPARSSPTPSPRQAYAGRSSLERPSAEEENTKRHREGGTYAGMELHDEIDSEVVKSTKVVCQRGLLAQLWETGQIRGVDDDSD encoded by the exons ATGTACATTCGTAGGCTTGTCTTCAGCTCGTCTCCGAGCCCAGACCCTGAAGATGAAGAACCGAGGAGCCCCCAGTCCGGTTCGCGAGGGGAGCTGAAGTTTGAAGAGGCGACAGGCGACGAGTATTTTGACTTGGGGCACCACCGCGAGGAGAGGGCTGGGGATGGGTGGGGAATGGCCGAGCCCCCCGGAAACGGGTCCAGGTCCATCCATGGGAGGAAGGATCTTTGGACGGCGCCACCGGGCAGAGAGTCCAAGCTGGAGGTGGTCCAATCCGGCTCACTGTACGACATTCGGGCGTACAAAGGCGAGATGAAGCCTTCAAGGCTCTACGGTGAGGACGAAGAGGAGCTGAGGTACAGGATCCGTCCCGAGGAGGCCTCGCCGGAGAAAGCCGAGGAGCTCGAGGAGGAACGGCGGGAGATTATCCGGAGCCAAGTGGTTCGGAAAAGCACCACCATGGCCGAAAAGTGGAGCTCCGTGGAGGAGCTGGAGGCCATCAGCGCTGCCTCGGCCGGTCGAGAAGCTGCCCCGGCGACGAGGAGTTATTCCACCGGCTTCGCCGTCTGTTTCGACAGCCCCTCTACCCGCTGGGAGAGCACCCCCGTCGACCCTCAAAACATAGACACGGAGAAGATCAATTTCGCCATGGCTCGGCAACAGTTCTTGGAACTGGAGAAGGCTAACCCCAAGCTGTTTCTGGGGCCGAGGAAACCGGTGCCGAGCTCACGGACAACGCAAAACGTTCAGGGGGTGGAAGGGGAGCAGAGTCCTGATGTCTATGGCCAGAGAAGAGTGGTTTGGTCTAGTGAGAGTCATGTTCCCCAAAGAACAAAGCCCAGGTCTCCCAAGCAAGCCCCTATTTGTCAAAACTCAGCTGGAGACGGCTGGAATTACGGTCAGGCAGAAATGTCCCAGAACTCAAGCGTTGTGGCGCCTGATGGAAGACGGGTCTACATCCGAGAGGAGGCGGGAGAACCTCTGGACTGGGAGGCCGGTGGCCAAGGCCTTGCCGGAGAAGATCCAGGGTCCTCAGATGAGACGCCCATCGAGCGGGAAATCCGGCTGTCGATGGAAAGGGAGGAGGCCCACCGGAAAGAGAGGGGGATGCGCCGGGTCAACAGCCGGGACGAGCTGGTGGAGATCCAGACCAAGCCTCTGCTGCTGTCCGCCGACACACCGCCAGCTTCCTCCCGGAAAGGAAAAGACAAACACAACGTTTCCTTCTTTGTGCAGAGGGAGATCGAGCAGGAAAGCAGGCGTGAGGAGGACctgcagaagggagggaggctgtCCGGGACGTACAGCGGGGGGGTCTGCCTGGAGCTCTCGGAACGCCGGAAAGTGTTCGAAAGGGACGGGGAGGCCCCCATGATGGCAAGGATGGTGGGCGGGCAAGAGGAGGCCCAGAAGGGCAACCCTGGGAAAAGGACGGCCGGCCAGGACGTGGAGTGGAGCTCAGGGGCCTGCCAGCCTTCTTTAGCCAGCAGAAGAAAGCAAGAGGGCGACTTGCCCCCTTCCGACCGGAACGACACCGTTTCCGGCCAGCGGGTGGATTCCTCTGGCTCTTGGGTTCCAGAAGACTCGGGAGAGGAGCCTGCGATTTTGCGAGAGGGACATTTCGCCATTCCAGTGAGGAAACTCAAGTTCTCGTCTCCCGGAGACCGGGAACCTGCGAGCTCCCGGAGGCAAGAGGGCAGGCCAGAGTGGGTTGCTCCCCGGGAGGAGCTGTACACCGTGAAGACGCGGAGACCCCGGATGTCAGCCCTGATCGACCAGGAGATCCGGGACGCTTTGCAGAGGGAAGTGGAGCTCcaggagcagaggaggaaagtcGGGGCAGCAGCGGCGGGGTCGAAGGCACCCTCTCGGACGTcgtcgcagagctcag CTACTTCAGGAATTGCTGACAGCTACCGCGTATCGGCCGCGGCTGCTCCTGATTCCCCTGCGAGGTCGTCTCCCACGCCGTCCCCGCGGCAAGCCTATGCAGGGAGATCATCCTTGGAGCGTCCCTCGGCGGAAGAGGAAAATACCAAGAGGCACAGGGAGGGAGGAACG tATGCTGGCATGGAGCTGCACGACGAAATCGACTCAGAG GTTGTGAAATCCACCAAAGTTGTCTGCCAGAGGGGACTTCTGGCTCAGCTTTGGGAGACGGGCCAGATCCGCGGGGTCGACGACGACAGCGACTGA